The following DNA comes from Salvelinus namaycush isolate Seneca chromosome 39, SaNama_1.0, whole genome shotgun sequence.
gacactctgctcgcttaacccggaagccagccgcaccaacgtgtcggaggaaacactgcaCAACTgttgaccgtgtcagcgtgcaggcggtcggcctgccacaggagtctgTAGAGCGCGATGGGAGAAGGACATCCCCGCCggcaaaaccctcccctaacccggacaactctgggtcaattgtgcggcgtctcatgggtctcccggtcgcggccggctgcaacacagccaggtatcgaacccggatctgtagtgacgcctctagcactgcgatgcagtggcttagaccacaTGTTCCAAGGTAAATTCTACTGCTACGTCCGCGGTGTCTACTACTACTCCCATGTCTCTagggtgcaggcttttgttccagcccagcactaataataataaaacacctGATTCCAACACTTTCTCTTCTCTCAAGGTAAATTCTACTGCTTCGTCCCAGGATCAACTTCTTCAACATCACTTATTTGcaggtttttgttccagcccagcattAGAACACCTGACTCTAACACTAACTAATCactttctcctcctttctctgaAGGTAAATTCTACTGCTTCGTCCCAGGTATCTACTTCTTCAACGTGAACATTCACACGTGGAACTTCAAGGAGACCTACCTCCACCTGATGCACAACGACAAGGAGCAGGTGATCCTGTACGCCCAGCCCAGTGAGAGGTCCATCATGCAGAGTCAGAGTGTTATGATGGACCTGGCGCTGAACGACGAGGTCTGGGTCAGGCTCtacaagagggagagggagaacgcCGTCTATAGTGATGACGTGGATGTCTATATTACCTTTAATGGATACCTGGTGGCGCCTAGTGTCCAGTGATCagggtggaggaagagggggaggaaacTGTGTTGGATTTAGGTTGTTTTATCATGCCTAAAGTTCAGTGATGAAaaaagaggaaagaagagagagggaacttGCGCCGGTGTTGGATTTTTGATTTTGCTTGTGCCTATATTGCCTTCAGTGCTCACCAAATTCAAATGGAATCTGGTTTGATTTTGGTTGTCCCTTTGCAGTGCCTTCAGTGCTCACCAAATGGAAACTCTGGGTTGATTTTGATTGTTCCTTTGTGGTGCTTTCAGTGCTCACCAAATGTAAACTCTGTGTTAGATTTTGTTTGTCCTTCCGTTGTGCCTAAAGCAGCCAATGATACAAATGACCTGCACACACGTTTTCCTCTGCCTTACGATGTATTCCTCTCAGGTACTTTGAATGGGGAGGGTTGTGGGCTGCATCACTATGCAGTGTTGTGTAGTCCCAGTCCCAGTGTTGTGTAGTCCTAGTCCCACCAAAAAGACATATTTTCAATGTCTTTTCAGTGTCTTTTCAACATCTTTTGATCATAGGCTGGTTTTGGGACTAGACTTGAATGGACCCTGCATTGaactgttgctatggtgacctcGAGGAAAGCTTTAAAAGTGGAAAAGGAGAAAATGCCAGCCATATCAAATGAAAATATAGAGATTGTTGAGTAAGTAATGCAAAATTGTTGCATTACTTGCATTAATGCAAGTGTTATGTGTTTTTTATAGAGATTTACTTTCAGCTGCAGAGCAGCTTgtaacatgtaaatatttgtatagaTTTTTGTTACCTAAAACGTTTTGTcactagcctgggtgccagttgGTCTTTGTTTTAGCTGAACTGTTAAGGTACTGTTGCTGAATGCAGTTTGAACAGGTTCTGCATCCAGGCTGGGCTTACCCTAACCCTCTACCACCAGAAACTGAAAATACCTAATTCCATTGTATCAAaacaacacatactgtatcagaAAAATATAAACCAAACAATCATTTGTAAAACCCATTCAAACTAGAAGCCCATTCTAAACCAGACCTTCTAGAACCAGTACTCCCCATTGTCAGTTGAACAGGTGAATTCTATCTTTCACCTAGAGATTAAAGGTCAAACCCTGACCTCCTGACCCCTGCCTGTTTCCCACCGTTAGAGTATACAACCCCTCATTACTGTCAAGATTTGAATATGTCCTAATAGTGCaatacatggggaatagggtgccaaaagtagtgcactatatagggaatataagGCGTGTGTAACGATTGTCCtcttcctcttcagacgaagaggaggagtagggatttgaccaaaacgcagcgttgtgatacgacatgaatatttattaaacaagacgaaaactaaacatacttgagaatttacaaaataataaacgaagtcaaacagacccgaacaaacaaacttacataacacgaagaacgcatgaactggtacagacgacacaaacgaacgaacaaacgaaacagtcccgtgtggtgcacagacacagacacggaagacaatcacccacaaacaaacagtgtgaacagcctacctttatatggttctcaatcagaggaaacgtcaaacacctgtccctgattgagaaccatataaggctaattacaagtgacctaaacatagaaacacaaaacatagaatgcccaccccaactcacgccctgaccaactaaacacatacaaaaataacagaaaacaggtcaggaacgtgacagcgtgTCCTAGTATGTcatagtagtgcactgtgtagggaatataAGGTGTGTCCTAGTATGTcatagtagtgcactgtgtagggaatataAGGTGTGTCCTAGTATGTcatagtagtgcactgtgtagggaatataAGGTGTGTCCTAGTATGTcatagtagtgcactgtgtagggaatataAGGCGTGTCCTAGTATGTcatagtagtgcactgtgtagggaatataAGGTGTGTCCTAGTATGTcatagtagtgcactgtgtagggaatataAGGCGTGTCCTAGTATGTcatagtagtgcactgtgtagggaatataAGGCGTGTCCTAGTATgtcatagtagtgcactacatagggaatataaGGTGTGTCCTAGTATGTcatagtagtgcactgtgtagggaatataAGGTGTGTCCTAGTATGTCATAGTAGTGCACTGTGGAGGGAATATGGGTGCAGTCTGGGATTATCAGTTGTGTCTGACAGCTCCAATGAAAAACCCAACTGAAAGCTGAAGAGAGgataaacatcaacaacatgtgtGGTTTGGATGGTGACGGTTGAATTGGTTGCCAGATGGACGACCATATCTCTCCTATTACTGCTAATTCCATCCTCAGTCCACAGGGACTGGGGCTAAactggagatagaggagagaccAACTAGTGTATTAGGCCATGACTAGATAGCTCTGTAGCCAATTAGAATAGGCTTTACTGGTGTAGTTCCCTAGGCAATAGCTCTGTAGCCAATTAGAAGAGGCTTTAGTGGTGCAACTCCCTAGTCAATATCTCTGTAGCCAATTAGAAGAGGCTTTAGTGGTGTAATTCCCTAGTCAATAGCTCTGTAGCCAATTTAATAGCGTCCCATAGTGATGTACATCCTATTGTACTGTAAGTACCTAGTTCCTGGATATCACTGAAAACCAAGAGCAGAAGTTGACACAGTTGGTTTGCTGTACCCAGGAGGCAGAACAGCGTAAAGCCTTGTGGATTGGGTTATTAGTATTTCCCCTGTGCCCCAAAACACAGCCATTTATAACGTTGTTCTGTTTCCTACGCATCTCTACGAATGCAGATGCACTTTCAAGGAGTCCTCTGCGAGTTGTTGGTAGACGAGCTCTCTaaaactagcctggtcccagatcagattgtgctgtttggcatgacaatgaccattgcaagacagtacaaacagatctggaaccaggctacagTAAAGTGAAAAGCAGCAGAACTCATGTTCCTTCCTGATGCATTTTATTAGTCCTATTAGACGGTTGTGTAGTTCTCTTGTATTTAGCAGCG
Coding sequences within:
- the LOC120032459 gene encoding complement C1q tumor necrosis factor-related protein 1-like, which codes for MGDKGDRGDKGMPGKNGKEGPHGYRGPMGPQGTKGQAGAPGDACKSQHSSFSVGRRKSLHSIDYYQALVFDTVFVNLYEHFNMFKGKFYCFVPGIYFFNVNIHTWNFKETYLHLMHNDKEQVILYAQPSERSIMQSQSVMMDLALNDEVWVRLYKRERENAVYSDDVDVYITFNGYLVAPSVQ